In a genomic window of Rhinolophus ferrumequinum isolate MPI-CBG mRhiFer1 chromosome 2, mRhiFer1_v1.p, whole genome shotgun sequence:
- the LOC117033003 gene encoding keratin-associated protein 21-1-like: MCCNYYGNYYGGCGYGSGYGCGYGSGYGSGYGCGYGSGYGCGYGSGYGCGYGSGCGSGYGCGYGSGCGYGYGSRYGCGYGCGYGSGYGCGCCTCRPFCYRRCYSSCC; this comes from the coding sequence ATGTGTTGCAATTATTACGGGAACTACTACGGGGGCTGTGGATACGGCTCTGGCTATGGCTGTGGATATGGCTCTGGCTATGGCTCTGGCTATGGCTGTGGATATGGCTCTGGCTATGGCTGTGGATATGGCTCTGGCTATGGCTGTGGATATGGCTCTGGCTGTGGCTCTGGCTATGGCTGTGGATATGGCTCTGGCTGTGGCTATGGATATGGTTCCAGATATGGCTGTGGCTATGGTTGTGGATATGGGTCTGGCTACGGCTGTGGCTGTTGTACCTGCCGACCATTTTGCTACAGAAGATGCTATTCCTCATGCTGCTAG